TTTTCTAGATCTCGAgtaatattttgtaaatatttatctAAACTCAAAATTGAAAGCCAGACAACAAGTAATGGAATGTCATGTATATTTCtcaatttacaaaaatttcatcACTTGAATCATAACAAAGAGCTTTATCGACGATTCAAATCTAAATCTTCCATGAAGGAAGTTAAGTTCAGCCGAATCTTTTTACTGCCTTGACTTACGCATTGAAGAAGATTCATCATCTGCCTAGGAGTATATTCCTTCAACAAAGgcataaacaaaattattagcTGCTGACGACGCGAATTTCTTAAATTAATGACAACGGTATTAATACTAAATTTGATTGAGTTACCGTTTGTTCTTGAATCCATTTTTCCAAAGAATTTTCAGGTAAATAATATGCCTTTATGTATGTTTCGACAATATGTGGGTCAGGAAGAGGTCTTAGACGTGTCAAGCTTTCCACTTTGACTTGAAAATGCCTGAAGTCTAACTGCATTAGTGCACGACCTTCGTTCGTGCATTTTCTTACAGCGGAAAATctaaagaatttcaaatcggATACGGTCTTACATAAAGGTGCGTTAAATAAGGCCGAATACCCGTCAAGTAGTGTATGGTAACAGGCACGAAGAATTTTATCCCATAAAATGTTGTAAATTTCAGGAGGCAGAATCTGAGGGTAACAGACACGAAGGACACTCAAGTCGTAGTCACTGAGAACCTGCGAAAGAAATAAGAATTAGATCATAGATGGAATATGATTTTGAtagctttttgtttcaacaagATATATGAAGATATCTGAGGGAGCAATTTTTGGAACAATTGGACAACAGTCTAAACCGTGTTTCCACAGAGAGTTAGGAATAAAATATGGACAATCACTGTTAAACATTTGTAACTTTTCCAAATAACGTGTTTTGGCCTCAATTTTAAGTCCACTGGCATAATTAGACAGTGACATAGTTAAACACTAACACTATAACGAACTAatatataaagaaaacacatcagaacttcaaaacaacccccttttctatcactgttttttaaaaaaatttatatttcgcagaactacacaagtcactcgtagcagacgaaaaaatacatgagttgccgcgtttcacgatttcaacaaatcttaaaaaagatgtcgaacagccctatagacccatttgcctgctaaagaaacttgcaagcatgactgtagaagaaaatttgaataacAATTATGTGAAAATTGTATATGTGTATTGTAATTATGTGTTTGAAATTTATCTCATACCTACTCCAAGATTGTTCAACTGAACGTAATCCTTGCTAGTTGAAGTTTTCTCTGTGTTGTGCCATGGAAGGCAACAGAATTTGCGTTTGGTGGCACTCCTATTTTTGCTAATTTTTTCCCTGGCTATCATATTCTGTTTCAAATAATAGGAACAATATTAGCAACCAGGTTATTTCAAACTTGTCGAAGCTCGATTATTAATGATTTGAATATTTTATTCACCACAGGTTTTTCTGATATGTTCACCTTTGCGGGTAAAACTATGGGGACTGCATCTGCGCCATTAACAGTTACGCCTCCATCACCATTAACATTAATGTTTATTTCAAACTTGCCACTGTTTGCATTCTGATTTCTTGAGCTAACTTGGGCTGTTGCTTCTGGATCAGTACTAGGGGTTACACTTTGTGCTGTAAATAACAATGTAATACATTCATTAATTTCACAATCTTATTTGCAGAATTTCTTTCTTAGTATTACCTTTTTCTGCATATTCACATTGGGAATTTATGCCACATGTTTCCACTCCTGTCATATACTGTTTGGAAAGAGGGCAATTTTTCTAACTTATCAAACCTCGATTACTCATTATGACATCAAATTTTTCACTTACCACTGTCTTCTTCAATAAATTCCCCTCTGTAGTTAAAACTACAGGGGCTACTACTGATGCAATAACAATTAAGTTAGAATCAGCATTACAATTTAAAGCAGACTTGCCACTGAAGACAGCATTCATATTCTCTTTGTTCGAGACTATTGTGGCTGTTGATTTTAAGTCACTAGTAGAAGTATGAGTTTGAGCTATAAATGATACCATGAAACATTCATTAATTTCTTCATAAAATTCAAGTGAATTCTTCCCTGGCATTACTCTTATCTCCATTTCCACATTTTGCAATAACAGATACTAAGTGGTCATACCCGTACCATACAATGTCTCTGATGACATTAGGAGCAAGATTGTAATGGGATGTTTCAACTGCCACACCATATCTTAGTACCTAGAGTAGTACAGCGACATTAGTAGCTTCCGTAAATAAAAACTTGGTAAGTTTTACCTCTGGCATTAGCACATAATGCACTAGTTTACGAATTCCAGCTCGTGAAAGATCACTTGATAATGGGAAAATAGTTTCTATGTTATTCGTAAGATACGTCTCAATTTCGCCAAACAGCTATATAACAGACAATTCGACAAttgagtgaaaaaaaaaacattgtgtaaacaaaatcaacaatttACGGCATTTGTCCCCTTTGGGTTACCAGGAGATGCAATAATATCATATGTGGCATTGACTTTTAACCCACCCCAATCGTGTCCAATTGCATCTCGCATTACCAAACTGTCCTGTTTTACGTAGGTCCTCAAGTGAGCAAgacattcttttgattttacaAAAATCTGGACTAATTCATAAATGACAGTTTGGTTTTCGTTAAAGGCCATgtccaaaaagtaaataacACAATTATTGCCAGTGGCTCTAAACTCAcgtaattgtattcaatttttttacagtaaGAATATCTAAAATctagttgttttgtttagacAATAAATCGAAGCACTATAATCTATACATACAATAATTACATTCAAATATAAATCCTATCTACTTTGGAATATTTTATATGAAATAAAAGTCCCTGCAACACTGGATCGAGAGTCCATTTGCCGCTGGAACACCGAGTCCCTTTGTCGTTGAgaatccaataaaaaaaaaaaaaagagtcctGCCACAGAAATCCATTTGTCGCTGGCCCGGGAGTTCACTTGTCGCAAAGTATAGGACTTGCTGGGTTCAGCAATATTTCATTGCCGCGCCCAAACGTCGGGAACCAATAGTCCAAACGTCGCTAGACAGATGTCCTCATGTCGCAAACCGCTCGTCCAAGTGTCGAGGGACAAAAGTCCAAGTGTCCGAAAACCTGGAGTCCTTTTGGCAACTAGCCCAAATGTCGCTATCCCCTGAAAAACTTCCTCTCTACCTCGCTGTGCTGCCAACTGGTGGAGACTTCTACACCCCGGACAGCTGTGGGTTACAGCGCGGGATAGAACTGCTCTCTTGTCTATACTCCTCCTAGGCATAACCATCTACGTTTACAGCGATCAATCATCGTCTTTCAAATACAAGGCAACCTTAAactccaacatttccaacaaACATAAGCGCTATATCTTGTACCAGGGAAACGGAGAATGGCAACTTGTAGAACCCAACAGAATGATGGAAAATTTCTGCAAAGAAATTGACGATGCTATGTTTGAATGCGAGCCCATTGGAAGTCATTACTTTTGCAAATTCTTTAAATCTCTTGAAAAACACAACGTTAACCAACAGGACGTCACTTCCATGAAACTTCTCAACCCTGAAAACGGTGAAACACCGGATAAATTGTTCTAATTACTTTTGAAAAGCTTACAGGAAAATGAAGAATGTGCTGGCGAAAATTTGAATGTGGAATTGATAGACAAATATTCTTTAGATTTTGGCTGGTTGGCTGAACAGATAGAAGGACACAACTGTCGAAATCTTAGTTCCATCTTCTACTtgaacatcattttaaaaaaccgcCAACAAATGGAGAGGCGATGTATTAATGCTTGAAATGTACGACCAATTTACTCAGGAGACTTCTGACATTCGTCCAATCGACGATATACGAAATGAATTATATTTAATAGCCAACGGAATGCCATGTCTGATGCCTGAATTGTGGAAAGCGGTTGTCACATCCCACAGCTGTTCCGCGTTACAGCCCCAAAATCTGTTGCGGCTTTTAAAAATGATAGCAAAAGACTGCGGACAAAGTGACGGAATTACAAGCCAAGAATGGTCGGAGCTTCAGCTACTACCTATTAGCGATTGGTATTACCATTTAAGAAGCTAAATCTGGGAAATGAAAGTCGATCTGCTGTCAGCGATTCAAGTACTccaaaagagaataaaaaactGAAGAATGAGGGCGTTTACATGTTACTGGTACTCGAATTCAAAAACGACGAAGGCTTTTGTAACGATTTACTAAAAGATGTTCAGGACTTGACTACGGTTTTAATTAGTTTACGAAACGTTCTACATCCAGGGGCGACTTCTAGCCAAGAGCACGTCGAAAGAAATGTTGACGATAtcataattgaaaaaaattcgcGGAAAATTCCACATCTACTATTCCGCGTCAGTTAGTACAC
This sequence is a window from Daphnia magna isolate NIES linkage group LG7, ASM2063170v1.1, whole genome shotgun sequence. Protein-coding genes within it:
- the LOC123474716 gene encoding syndetin-like isoform X2; the encoded protein is MCFLYILVRYSVLSDYDLSVLRVCYPQILPPEIYNILWDKILRACYHTLLDGFSAVRKCTNEGRALMQLDFRHFQVKVESLTRLRPLPDPHIVETYIKAYYLPENSLEKWIQEQTEYTPRQMMNLLQCVSQGSKKIRLNLTSFMEDLDLNRR
- the LOC123474716 gene encoding syndetin-like isoform X1 — its product is MSLSNYASGLKIEAKTRYLEKLQMFNSDCPYFIPNSLWKHGLDCCPIVPKIAPSDIFIYLVLSDYDLSVLRVCYPQILPPEIYNILWDKILRACYHTLLDGFSAVRKCTNEGRALMQLDFRHFQVKVESLTRLRPLPDPHIVETYIKAYYLPENSLEKWIQEQTEYTPRQMMNLLQCVSQGSKKIRLNLTSFMEDLDLNRR
- the LOC116927551 gene encoding uncharacterized protein LOC116927551 isoform X1, producing the protein MAFNENQTVIYELVQIFVKSKECLAHLRTYVKQDSLVMRDAIGHDWGGLKVNATYDIIASPGNPKGTNALFGEIETYLTNNIETIFPLSSDLSRAGIRKLVHYVLMPEVLRYGVAVETSHYNLAPNVIRDIVWYGYDHLVSVIAKCGNGDKTQTHTSTSDLKSTATIVSNKENMNAVFSGKSALNCNADSNLIVIASVVAPVVLTTEGNLLKKTVYMTGVETCGINSQCEYAEKAQSVTPSTDPEATAQVSSRNQNANSGKFEININVNGDGGVTVNGADAVPIVLPAKVNISEKPVNMIAREKISKNRSATKRKFCCLPWHNTEKTSTSKDYVQLNNLGVGMR
- the LOC116927551 gene encoding uncharacterized protein LOC116927551 isoform X2, coding for MAFNENQTVIYELVQIFVKSKECLAHLRTYVKQDSLVMRDAIGHDWGGLKVNATYDIIASPGNPKGTNALFGEIETYLTNNIETIFPLSSDLSRAGIRKLVHYVLMPEVLRYGVAVETSHYNLAPNVIRDIVWYGYDHLVSVIAKCGNGDKTQTHTSTSDLKSTATIVSNKENMNAVFSGKSALNCNADSNLIVIASVVAPVVLTTEGNLLKKTVYMTGVETCGINSQCEYAEKAQSVTPSTDPEATAQVSSRNQNANSGKFEININVNGDGGVTVNGADAVPIVLPAKNMIAREKISKNRSATKRKFCCLPWHNTEKTSTSKDYVQLNNLGVGMR